In Nitrospira sp., a genomic segment contains:
- a CDS encoding DUF1269 domain-containing protein, which yields MSELVCIAFKDSSTADRVLNELRALESDYVLDLEDAVIVVRDQDGKVHLKQCVDVFGGATTHGVALGMLWGGLMGLLFMNPLAGLLGSLAGGAGAGAITNAANEYGLLSDYGIPDNFIRDLGSTIKRGTSAIFLLIRSIDEGKVLSRISQYEGTILKTSLNKDQEEKLRAALTQQHNQKTGAR from the coding sequence ATGAGTGAACTTGTCTGTATTGCATTTAAGGATTCCAGCACGGCCGACCGGGTGCTGAATGAACTGCGGGCTCTGGAAAGCGACTACGTGCTCGACCTGGAGGATGCAGTGATCGTCGTCCGCGATCAGGACGGCAAGGTGCATCTGAAGCAATGCGTCGATGTGTTTGGAGGCGCCACCACCCATGGCGTGGCGCTGGGCATGTTATGGGGAGGGCTCATGGGACTGCTTTTCATGAATCCTCTGGCCGGTCTTCTGGGGAGCCTTGCCGGCGGTGCGGGAGCCGGTGCTATAACCAATGCTGCCAATGAGTATGGACTATTAAGCGACTACGGGATCCCTGATAATTTCATCAGAGATTTGGGTAGCACGATCAAGCGCGGCACCTCCGCGATTTTCCTGTTGATTCGCAGTATTGACGAAGGCAAGGTGTTATCCAGAATTTCACAGTACGAGGGAACGATTCTCAAAACCTCGCTCAATAAAGACCAAGAAGAAAAGCTGCGGGCCGCCCTCACACAACAACATAACCAAAAGACCGGTGCACGATAG
- a CDS encoding DUF2127 domain-containing protein: protein MTTRSHQTGLAAIALFKLVKGVLLLLVGLGLLKLMPAEIATLFSCLIEALHLNADSRIIHALVLKVDALQPHSVSWRRWLAWAMPGCYCWKTLDFGWSAPGPRI, encoded by the coding sequence ATGACGACGCGTTCTCACCAGACCGGTCTCGCCGCGATTGCCCTGTTCAAGCTCGTGAAAGGCGTGCTGTTGCTGCTTGTCGGGTTGGGCCTGCTGAAATTGATGCCTGCCGAGATTGCGACGCTGTTCTCCTGTTTGATCGAAGCGCTTCATTTGAATGCTGACTCTCGGATCATCCATGCGCTGGTTCTGAAAGTGGACGCATTGCAACCGCACAGCGTCTCGTGGCGGCGTTGGTTAGCCTGGGCTATGCCAGGATGTTATTGCTGGAAGACGTTGGACTTTGGCTGGAGCGCTCCTGGGCCGCGCATCTGA
- a CDS encoding tyrosinase family protein: MSQPQLRVRVSLTELQTQYENGNKKPLETLMRAWKGIKGLRWDDPNSFFKIGGYHGEPFRGAGWGNPTYWGGYCNHGNVLFPVWHRAYLLALENALRSIPGCEDVVLPFWDETAPLPGGDPTAPVIPWALTNQTFELDGKPIPNPLASFRFTQQITDNTANPNGFNYSKPLNYETVRYPLSGLVGTPQDQKATDNHNKQFPDWNTNVQLLNQNVLNWLGPSIIVNKKPVPANVYEKFHRCLDAPNYTLFSNTTSETEWNNNHPNKQVVALEDPHNDIHLAVGGFEWPGNPVVPGQDFSPIDGANGDMGENDTASMDPIFFFHHCFIDYVFWRWQKKNGFTDTFDIIPQYPGTNSVDSQGPTPGVPANSWFTMDSKLDPWEYTARDMINIETHLGYTYGPGSLDDVSKTPAVTSTAVENAEPTKTVVVSGVDRGAISGSFVIAAFANVNGKRELIGAKSILSRWKVQGCANCLTHLEARAHFPVKRSVVAELSPEKVQVEIRTRNREPKPDAAPSSTTPFAMFTEAKKRFRVQVI, from the coding sequence ATGAGCCAACCACAACTGCGCGTACGCGTTTCCCTTACGGAGTTACAGACCCAATACGAAAACGGCAACAAAAAGCCGCTTGAAACTTTGATGCGAGCCTGGAAAGGCATCAAGGGACTGCGGTGGGACGATCCGAATTCCTTTTTCAAGATCGGAGGATATCACGGTGAGCCGTTTCGTGGCGCGGGTTGGGGCAATCCGACCTACTGGGGCGGGTACTGCAACCACGGCAATGTGCTGTTTCCGGTCTGGCACCGCGCCTACCTCCTCGCGCTGGAAAATGCGCTCCGCAGCATTCCCGGATGCGAAGACGTGGTGCTTCCGTTCTGGGATGAAACCGCCCCGCTTCCGGGCGGCGACCCGACTGCGCCGGTGATTCCCTGGGCGCTGACGAACCAGACCTTCGAACTCGATGGAAAACCCATTCCCAATCCGCTGGCATCGTTCAGGTTCACGCAACAGATCACCGACAACACGGCGAACCCGAACGGCTTCAATTACAGTAAGCCGCTGAACTATGAGACGGTGCGGTATCCATTATCCGGGCTCGTGGGAACGCCTCAAGATCAGAAAGCAACCGACAACCACAACAAGCAGTTCCCTGATTGGAACACGAACGTCCAGCTACTGAACCAGAACGTGTTGAATTGGCTGGGACCGTCCATCATCGTCAACAAGAAGCCCGTGCCGGCCAACGTCTATGAGAAATTCCACCGGTGCCTGGATGCGCCGAACTACACCTTGTTTTCGAATACGACGTCGGAAACCGAATGGAACAACAACCACCCGAATAAACAGGTCGTCGCCCTTGAGGACCCACACAACGATATTCACCTGGCAGTTGGGGGTTTCGAGTGGCCCGGTAACCCGGTTGTCCCAGGGCAGGATTTCTCTCCCATAGACGGAGCCAACGGCGACATGGGTGAAAACGACACCGCGTCAATGGACCCGATTTTCTTTTTTCACCACTGTTTCATCGATTACGTGTTCTGGCGATGGCAGAAGAAGAACGGGTTCACCGACACGTTTGACATCATCCCGCAGTATCCGGGAACGAACTCCGTCGACAGCCAGGGTCCCACTCCGGGCGTGCCTGCGAACTCCTGGTTCACGATGGATTCGAAGCTCGATCCCTGGGAGTACACAGCCAGAGACATGATCAACATCGAAACGCATCTCGGTTACACGTATGGCCCCGGCTCACTTGATGACGTTTCGAAGACACCTGCGGTCACTTCGACCGCGGTCGAGAACGCCGAGCCCACCAAGACCGTCGTGGTCTCGGGGGTCGACCGAGGTGCCATCAGCGGCTCATTCGTCATCGCTGCCTTCGCAAACGTGAACGGCAAGCGGGAACTGATCGGCGCGAAATCCATTCTCAGCCGCTGGAAAGTGCAGGGCTGCGCAAACTGCCTGACGCATCTCGAAGCCCGGGCGCACTTCCCGGTGAAGCGTTCAGTCGTGGCAGAGTTATCGCCGGAGAAGGTGCAGGTCGAAATCCGCACACGCAATCGTGAACCCAAACCGGACGCGGCCCCGTCGTCGACGACACCGTTCGCCATGTTCACCGAGGCGAAGAAGCGGTTCCGTGTGCAAGTGATCTGA
- a CDS encoding dicarboxylate/amino acid:cation symporter, producing MPIVDNNALEKPLASTSRTGLIARWQSIPLYARIGMALVLGVMVGLMLGSEAAVLALPGKLVLRLLGALAPPLILAAIVHTFMTTHLGGPLAMRLPRLLLLNTLVAILVGLTIANVIQPGQGAGLTPTAPHEEATKAANPLVTFLENVPKSLLGPLADDGKVIGVIFIAVAFGMALRKERERPLGTVGQLVKLFLESLITILHWIIALVPFAVFGIVASIVGTEGFAPFKALGIFVLSVLLALAIQAAYYLIRIRFGSWVRPGELLRGGRDALVMAFSTASSTATMPVTYAVLKERVGLREQSAGMGALVGANFNNDGTALYEAMAALFIAQMIGMDMTVQQQVMVVLTSIIASVGAAGIPEAGLVTMTMVFTAVGLPVQYIPVLLTVDWFLDRCRTAINVMGDMNVSCLLDGKQKG from the coding sequence ATGCCAATTGTGGATAACAATGCATTGGAAAAACCGCTGGCTTCTACATCGAGAACCGGCCTGATTGCCCGGTGGCAGAGCATCCCGCTCTATGCGCGCATCGGGATGGCTTTGGTACTCGGTGTCATGGTGGGGTTGATGCTGGGAAGCGAAGCGGCTGTGTTGGCGCTGCCGGGGAAGCTCGTGTTGCGCCTCCTCGGCGCGCTTGCGCCACCGCTGATTCTGGCGGCGATTGTGCACACGTTCATGACGACGCACCTCGGTGGGCCGCTTGCGATGCGGCTGCCTCGATTGTTGTTGCTGAATACCTTAGTCGCGATCCTCGTCGGCCTGACCATTGCCAATGTGATTCAACCGGGACAAGGGGCGGGACTCACGCCGACGGCTCCGCACGAGGAAGCGACGAAGGCGGCCAATCCTCTTGTCACCTTTCTTGAGAATGTGCCCAAGAGCCTGCTCGGACCGCTTGCTGACGACGGCAAGGTTATCGGAGTCATCTTTATCGCCGTGGCGTTTGGGATGGCCTTACGCAAGGAACGTGAACGGCCTCTTGGAACGGTAGGACAGCTCGTCAAACTCTTCCTGGAATCGCTGATCACGATTTTGCACTGGATCATCGCGCTTGTGCCGTTTGCCGTCTTCGGCATTGTCGCGAGCATCGTGGGAACGGAAGGGTTCGCTCCATTCAAGGCGCTTGGGATTTTTGTACTGAGCGTGCTGCTCGCGCTCGCGATCCAAGCAGCCTATTACCTCATCCGCATCCGCTTCGGTTCCTGGGTGCGCCCCGGTGAACTCTTGCGTGGAGGACGCGACGCATTGGTGATGGCCTTTTCGACGGCCAGCTCGACGGCGACGATGCCGGTGACGTATGCGGTGCTCAAGGAGCGTGTGGGATTGCGCGAGCAGTCCGCCGGTATGGGAGCGCTGGTCGGCGCCAATTTCAACAACGACGGTACTGCGCTATACGAGGCGATGGCGGCTTTGTTCATTGCCCAAATGATCGGGATGGATATGACCGTTCAGCAGCAAGTGATGGTGGTGCTCACGAGCATCATTGCGTCCGTCGGCGCCGCCGGCATCCCTGAAGCTGGGCTGGTGACGATGACCATGGTCTTTACTGCCGTGGGTCTGCCTGTGCAATACATCCCTGTCTTACTCACCGTGGATTGGTTCCTCGATCGCTGCCGTACCGCGATTAACGTCATGGGTGACATGAACGTGAGTTGTCTTTTGGATGGAAAACAAAAAGGTTGA
- a CDS encoding Eco57I restriction-modification methylase domain-containing protein translates to MADSPTPTISTQGIQLQLLTQSQLSPILVPTEPKGVVYTKPWVVELLLELSGYSPEKNLVDALAVEPAAGDGAFLGPMITRLIESCRKQGRPLSDCSNSLLAYELDEMSAARAKYVAQSILVDLGVQQPLVTQLAESWIATRDYLFDTTSKKADFVVGNPPYIRLEDIPEESAMIYRNAYPTMRGRADLYVAFFEAALRQLTPGGVCAFICADRWMRNQYGAELRHLITSSYSVELILGMHDVNAFDNEVDAYPAITIIRYRRQSATVVANATPQTETVQPKLLATTLQPNYRRKSSRHSPSIHAAVVSNWFKGSDPWPCHSPEQLSLLRQLEDTFPPLEINAKVGIGVATGNDSVYITTDPHLVEPSRLLKLALAKDTASGTFDWSGHYLVNPWNKTGLVQLSTYPKLKAYFEHHAKALKKRHTAENNAAGWYKTIDRVNHALIETPKLYIPDIKNSLEPVLDRGKTYPHHNLYFIQSNNWDLEVLGGLLLSAIGQFFVESYGVRMRGGYLRFQAQYLRRIRVPFPDTLSKSQSKELKEAFRHRNRQQATMVALDIYGIDSSLMRAALGR, encoded by the coding sequence GTGGCAGACAGTCCTACTCCCACCATTTCGACACAAGGCATTCAGCTTCAACTCCTCACACAGTCTCAACTCTCTCCCATTCTCGTACCGACCGAGCCCAAAGGCGTCGTCTACACAAAGCCTTGGGTAGTAGAACTGCTGTTGGAATTAAGCGGCTATTCGCCAGAGAAGAACTTGGTGGATGCTCTGGCCGTAGAACCAGCGGCGGGTGATGGCGCGTTTCTTGGCCCCATGATCACCCGCCTTATTGAGTCTTGTCGGAAGCAAGGCAGGCCTTTGTCCGATTGCAGCAACTCCCTACTTGCCTATGAATTGGATGAAATGAGTGCGGCCCGTGCAAAATACGTTGCTCAAAGTATCCTCGTAGACTTGGGTGTGCAGCAGCCACTTGTCACACAACTCGCTGAATCGTGGATCGCGACGAGGGACTATCTTTTCGATACCACCAGCAAGAAGGCCGACTTTGTCGTAGGAAATCCACCCTACATACGCCTTGAAGACATTCCAGAAGAGAGTGCGATGATATATCGCAACGCTTATCCCACCATGCGGGGCAGAGCCGATCTCTATGTGGCATTCTTCGAGGCGGCGCTTCGTCAATTAACGCCCGGTGGGGTCTGCGCATTCATTTGTGCGGACCGATGGATGAGGAATCAATATGGAGCGGAACTGCGGCATCTAATCACGTCCTCTTACAGCGTTGAACTGATTTTGGGCATGCATGACGTCAATGCGTTTGATAACGAAGTTGATGCGTATCCTGCGATCACAATTATTCGATACCGCCGACAGAGTGCAACGGTCGTGGCCAACGCCACTCCTCAAACTGAAACCGTTCAACCCAAACTGTTGGCGACAACGCTTCAACCCAATTATCGCCGCAAGTCGTCAAGGCATTCCCCTTCAATCCATGCTGCAGTCGTCAGCAACTGGTTCAAAGGATCGGATCCATGGCCCTGTCATTCACCCGAGCAACTGTCCCTTCTTCGCCAATTAGAGGATACTTTTCCACCGCTCGAAATAAATGCCAAGGTGGGAATAGGTGTCGCAACCGGGAACGACAGCGTATATATCACAACCGACCCGCACTTGGTGGAGCCCTCACGTCTTCTAAAGCTAGCACTCGCCAAAGATACAGCCAGCGGAACATTTGACTGGTCTGGCCACTATCTTGTGAATCCTTGGAATAAGACGGGGCTCGTCCAACTGAGCACCTATCCGAAGTTGAAGGCCTATTTCGAGCATCATGCGAAGGCACTGAAGAAACGGCATACCGCAGAGAACAATGCAGCTGGTTGGTATAAGACCATTGACCGTGTCAATCATGCCTTGATTGAGACCCCCAAGCTCTATATCCCGGACATCAAAAATAGCCTCGAACCTGTCCTTGATCGCGGGAAGACCTACCCTCATCATAACCTGTATTTCATTCAGTCAAATAATTGGGATTTGGAAGTCCTTGGAGGTCTGCTCTTATCTGCAATCGGCCAATTCTTCGTCGAATCATATGGGGTTCGAATGAGAGGCGGTTACTTGCGCTTCCAAGCACAATATCTGCGCCGAATCAGGGTGCCCTTTCCTGACACCCTCTCGAAGTCCCAGTCGAAGGAACTCAAGGAAGCGTTTCGCCATCGAAATCGGCAGCAAGCCACAATGGTAGCATTGGACATTTATGGTATCGACTCCTCACTGATGAGGGCGGCTCTTGGACGTTGA
- the ilvA gene encoding threonine ammonia-lyase — translation MVNLESIEAAATRIGPSIYESPLVHSKTLSRLSENAIFLKLENLQMTGSFKERGALNRILTMTDDERQRGVIAASAGNHGQGVAYHATQRGIPVQIWMPRSTPLIKLTATRAYGADIVLHGDNYDEACEAAIERSVQRKAVFIHPFDDDAVIAGQGTIGLELLKQNPALDVIIVPVGGGGLIGGIGCAVKERQAAVEVIGVQTGRLPSMQTALQQQQPVDLQAKSTLADGIAVRKAGVRTLPLAHKYVDRLVTVEEDEVAEAILMLLEGEKTVAEGAGAVALAAVLQAKTGHRGKNIAVLVSGGNLDVTLLARIIEQGMVRDGRRLRLRVRLQDYPGALEGLASVIAKAQANIVETSYNRAHYGVSLNEATIDITMETRGRDHASDLLAALTSSRYEFSVVE, via the coding sequence ATGGTCAATCTTGAATCGATCGAAGCAGCCGCAACTCGCATCGGTCCGTCCATCTATGAATCGCCGTTGGTACACTCCAAAACACTGTCCCGGCTGAGCGAAAACGCGATTTTTCTGAAACTTGAAAATCTGCAGATGACCGGATCGTTCAAGGAACGCGGCGCGCTGAACCGCATCCTGACGATGACGGACGACGAACGGCAACGGGGAGTCATCGCGGCATCGGCAGGGAACCATGGGCAGGGCGTGGCCTATCACGCGACCCAGCGGGGCATCCCGGTGCAAATCTGGATGCCGCGTTCGACGCCGCTCATCAAGCTGACGGCGACCCGTGCCTACGGCGCGGATATCGTGTTGCACGGGGACAATTACGACGAGGCCTGCGAAGCCGCCATTGAACGGAGCGTGCAGAGGAAGGCCGTGTTTATTCATCCCTTCGACGACGACGCCGTCATCGCCGGACAAGGAACCATCGGGTTGGAACTCCTGAAACAGAACCCCGCGCTGGATGTGATCATTGTGCCGGTAGGAGGCGGCGGTTTGATCGGCGGGATCGGCTGTGCGGTCAAGGAGCGACAGGCTGCGGTGGAAGTGATCGGCGTTCAAACGGGTCGCTTGCCGTCGATGCAAACGGCTCTGCAACAACAGCAACCCGTCGATCTTCAGGCCAAGTCCACATTGGCCGACGGGATCGCCGTTCGAAAAGCGGGTGTACGCACGCTGCCGCTGGCCCACAAATATGTCGATCGGCTCGTCACGGTCGAGGAAGACGAGGTTGCGGAGGCGATTCTGATGTTGCTGGAGGGTGAGAAAACGGTGGCGGAGGGGGCCGGTGCCGTTGCGCTTGCCGCCGTTCTGCAAGCGAAAACGGGCCATCGCGGGAAAAACATCGCGGTGTTGGTGTCCGGAGGCAACCTTGATGTCACGCTGCTGGCGCGAATCATCGAGCAGGGCATGGTGCGGGACGGGAGACGGCTGCGCCTGCGAGTGCGTCTCCAGGACTATCCCGGCGCATTGGAAGGACTGGCATCGGTGATCGCCAAGGCCCAGGCCAACATCGTGGAGACGTCGTACAACCGCGCCCACTACGGGGTGAGCCTGAACGAAGCCACGATCGACATCACGATGGAAACCCGTGGGCGCGATCACGCGTCGGATCTATTGGCCGCGTTGACGAGCTCGCGTTATGAATTCAGCGTCGTCGAGTGA
- a CDS encoding nucleoside transporter C-terminal domain-containing protein, translating to MTVEDWPYRLLACIGFVTIALLAWVTGTRSRLNWTTIGGSAALAWGLGIVSFWFPGSRWLWSIINDMVVAVLTASQKGTIFLLGPLALGPNQTLPDGTVSIGFILAAQALPAVVFFAALMAGLYYLGAMQAVVRLFARLFYRTMGLSGAECLSGAANIFVGIEAGLIVRPYLAAMTRSELLLVLTCMMATVASTVMGIYVSALQHVVPQIAGHLISASVISIPCAVLISKLSFPEDGQPVTLGGVPAVPTDRNPSPSSDSEAIPPPSNLIVALIDGAGQGMKMAVGIAALLIVFLGVEALVDLALAQLPAIGGVPLSVTRVLAWLTWPFAILLGLRPEEWQIGADLLGSRFIETEVAAYFKLAAVQSASPPPLSPRSLTAMTYALCGFVHVASMGIFVGGISALVPHRAKDISVLGLRALWTAYLTTLLTGCIAGVLAAS from the coding sequence ATGACGGTGGAGGATTGGCCGTACCGCCTGCTTGCGTGCATCGGTTTCGTGACGATCGCATTACTGGCCTGGGTGACGGGGACGCGCAGTCGGCTGAACTGGACGACCATTGGGGGCAGCGCGGCCTTGGCCTGGGGACTCGGTATCGTGTCCTTTTGGTTTCCGGGCTCCCGCTGGCTCTGGAGCATCATTAACGATATGGTGGTCGCCGTGCTCACCGCCTCGCAGAAAGGCACGATTTTTCTCCTTGGGCCTCTCGCACTTGGTCCCAACCAGACGTTGCCGGATGGGACGGTCTCGATCGGTTTTATCTTGGCGGCGCAAGCGCTGCCGGCCGTCGTGTTTTTTGCCGCATTGATGGCGGGTCTGTACTATTTGGGCGCCATGCAAGCGGTCGTGCGACTGTTTGCCCGGCTCTTTTACCGGACCATGGGCTTATCAGGAGCCGAGTGTCTGTCCGGCGCCGCGAATATCTTCGTCGGCATCGAGGCGGGCTTGATTGTCCGTCCCTACCTCGCGGCCATGACGCGGTCGGAACTGCTCTTGGTGCTGACGTGCATGATGGCGACCGTGGCGAGCACGGTCATGGGCATCTACGTGTCGGCTCTGCAACATGTGGTGCCTCAGATCGCCGGGCATTTGATTTCCGCGTCGGTGATTTCGATTCCTTGTGCGGTGCTCATCAGCAAACTCTCGTTTCCCGAGGATGGACAGCCCGTGACGCTGGGCGGCGTGCCTGCTGTTCCCACCGACCGGAACCCATCGCCTTCATCCGACAGTGAAGCAATCCCGCCGCCCTCCAACCTCATTGTCGCCTTAATTGATGGGGCGGGACAGGGAATGAAAATGGCGGTCGGCATTGCCGCGTTGCTGATCGTGTTTCTCGGAGTGGAAGCGTTGGTAGACCTGGCGCTGGCACAGCTTCCTGCGATCGGTGGAGTACCTCTCTCCGTCACACGGGTCCTCGCCTGGCTGACCTGGCCGTTCGCCATTCTCCTCGGTCTCCGTCCTGAAGAATGGCAGATCGGCGCGGACTTGCTGGGGTCGCGGTTTATCGAGACGGAAGTCGCGGCCTATTTCAAGTTGGCTGCGGTGCAATCCGCGTCTCCGCCGCCGCTCTCTCCACGGTCCCTCACGGCCATGACCTATGCCCTCTGCGGGTTCGTGCATGTAGCGAGCATGGGCATCTTTGTCGGCGGCATCTCCGCATTGGTGCCGCATCGGGCAAAAGATATCTCGGTCCTGGGCCTGCGCGCGTTGTGGACCGCCTATTTGACCACGTTGCTGACCGGTTGTATTGCCGGAGTCCTCGCAGCTTCCTAG
- a CDS encoding PIN domain-containing protein, whose amino-acid sequence MYFLEDHPRYGAWCASLFDLIERGQNAAVTSPVTLLELLVQPYRDQKDELAQKIFALTSTYPKIEWVLLTMDLTDRAAELRAHYRLSMPDAIHLATAIGYKAVRFYGNDRGLRRVKEIECIIVDDLV is encoded by the coding sequence ATTTATTTTCTGGAAGACCACCCACGATATGGAGCCTGGTGTGCCTCCTTGTTTGATCTAATTGAACGGGGGCAGAATGCCGCGGTCACTTCGCCGGTGACGCTTCTGGAATTGTTGGTTCAGCCCTATCGCGATCAGAAGGATGAATTGGCACAGAAGATTTTTGCCCTGACCAGCACTTACCCCAAGATCGAGTGGGTACTGCTGACGATGGATCTGACTGATCGAGCGGCTGAGTTGCGTGCCCACTACCGCCTCAGCATGCCCGATGCCATACACTTAGCGACTGCCATCGGCTATAAAGCCGTGCGTTTTTACGGGAATGATCGCGGATTGCGGCGAGTCAAAGAGATTGAATGCATCATCGTGGATGACCTGGTCTAG
- a CDS encoding PaeR7I family type II restriction endonuclease has protein sequence MDVEKRLRAAVQSYWDARRKNKEKQVQSGKIDAGTRGEVTGGTQMGALEVLVSDILCEAGLKKVDVRTRTALELPGYFRATKKWDLIVVSEGALILAMEFKSQAGKSIGNNVNNRSEEAVGSAKDIWTAFREGRFGQFPPPFLGYLFLLEDRDNVKTPVVNKEPYFQVDPEFRGEAIKSKERSRYIGVSHSRRYELLCRRLVLERLYTSACFLMATNSPKTKITQPAPDLTFQRFVAALQGHVVTFLGSRSA, from the coding sequence TTGGACGTTGAAAAGAGGCTGCGCGCCGCCGTTCAAAGTTACTGGGACGCTCGGAGAAAAAATAAAGAAAAACAGGTTCAGTCGGGGAAAATCGATGCCGGTACGCGTGGAGAGGTCACGGGCGGTACGCAAATGGGCGCGCTGGAAGTCCTGGTCTCGGACATACTTTGTGAGGCCGGGCTCAAGAAGGTCGATGTCAGGACAAGAACCGCCCTTGAATTGCCGGGATATTTCAGAGCGACGAAAAAATGGGACCTGATCGTGGTGTCTGAAGGCGCATTGATCTTAGCCATGGAATTCAAGTCGCAAGCAGGCAAGTCAATCGGCAACAATGTCAACAATCGTTCCGAAGAAGCCGTGGGCAGCGCGAAAGATATTTGGACCGCATTTCGAGAAGGCCGCTTCGGACAATTTCCGCCTCCGTTCTTGGGCTATCTGTTTCTCCTCGAAGATCGCGACAATGTGAAAACCCCCGTCGTCAATAAAGAGCCCTATTTCCAAGTTGATCCGGAGTTTCGCGGTGAGGCCATCAAGAGCAAAGAACGATCACGATATATAGGGGTGTCGCATAGCAGAAGATATGAACTGCTCTGCCGACGCCTAGTACTGGAGCGGCTCTATACGTCAGCTTGTTTTCTGATGGCGACCAATTCACCAAAAACAAAGATTACACAGCCCGCCCCAGATCTAACCTTCCAGCGTTTCGTAGCCGCTCTGCAAGGTCACGTCGTAACATTCCTCGGAAGCCGCAGCGCCTAG
- a CDS encoding AbrB/MazE/SpoVT family DNA-binding domain-containing protein, translating into MAVQKLSSKNQIVIPKEARQTMGVKGGDELLVVVKDDLTLVMPKPKRYAKALQGLAKGTYPADYLKRERRSW; encoded by the coding sequence ATGGCTGTTCAGAAGCTCAGCAGCAAGAATCAAATTGTCATTCCAAAGGAAGCCCGACAAACGATGGGCGTCAAGGGTGGCGATGAATTGCTGGTGGTTGTGAAGGATGATCTGACGCTTGTCATGCCAAAGCCGAAACGGTATGCGAAGGCTTTACAGGGGCTTGCAAAGGGTACCTATCCCGCCGACTACCTGAAGCGAGAGCGTCGGTCGTGGTAA
- a CDS encoding TCR/Tet family MFS transporter, which produces MSHPPATTAPRQAAVLFILVTVLLDMLSFGIIIPVLPKLVEEFFFGNTAQAAVLYGLMGTAWAFMQFFCSPIQGALSDRFGRRPVVLLSNLGLGLDYIVMALAPNVVWLVAGRVISGMASSSFSTAGAYIADVTPPEQRAAAFGKIGMVFGLGFIFGPALGGWLGAIDPRLPFWGAAALSLMNACYGFFVLPESLPPDKRMPFTWARANPIGSLRLLRSHHELFGLATVSFLGYLAHAVLPGVSVLYMGYRYRWGTASVGLMMAGVGVAATIVQGGLIRPITNRFDERRTVLIGLLCGAVGFFVYGTAPKGWIFCLGIPVMAFWGLAGPATQSLMTRRVSSVEQGQLQGAIASINGVTGLIGPTLFTQTFAYFIRSDSASSTSLELPGAPFILASFMLLGAAVIMWWTTKASGP; this is translated from the coding sequence ATGAGCCACCCGCCGGCCACGACCGCACCGCGCCAAGCCGCGGTTCTCTTCATTCTCGTCACCGTCCTGCTCGACATGTTGTCGTTCGGCATCATCATTCCGGTGCTGCCGAAACTCGTCGAGGAATTTTTCTTCGGCAATACGGCGCAGGCGGCCGTGCTCTATGGGCTGATGGGGACGGCTTGGGCGTTCATGCAGTTTTTCTGTTCGCCGATTCAAGGCGCGTTGTCCGATCGGTTCGGTCGGCGGCCGGTCGTGCTGCTGTCCAACCTGGGACTGGGTCTCGACTACATCGTGATGGCCCTCGCGCCGAACGTGGTCTGGCTTGTGGCGGGCCGTGTCATCTCTGGGATGGCCTCCTCCAGCTTCAGCACTGCCGGAGCCTATATCGCTGACGTGACGCCGCCGGAGCAGCGCGCGGCGGCGTTCGGCAAGATCGGCATGGTCTTCGGGCTCGGCTTCATCTTCGGTCCTGCCTTGGGTGGTTGGCTCGGTGCGATTGATCCTCGGCTGCCGTTCTGGGGCGCGGCGGCACTCAGTCTCATGAACGCCTGTTACGGATTCTTTGTGCTTCCTGAATCCCTGCCGCCTGACAAACGGATGCCGTTCACCTGGGCGCGGGCCAACCCGATCGGGTCGCTCAGGCTGTTGCGCTCGCACCATGAACTCTTCGGCCTCGCGACGGTCTCGTTCCTCGGCTATCTCGCCCATGCGGTACTTCCAGGCGTGTCGGTCCTGTACATGGGCTATCGCTACAGATGGGGGACAGCCAGCGTGGGCCTGATGATGGCGGGCGTCGGCGTGGCCGCGACGATTGTGCAGGGCGGACTGATTCGTCCGATCACCAATCGGTTTGACGAACGCAGGACGGTGTTGATCGGGCTGCTCTGCGGGGCGGTCGGCTTTTTCGTCTACGGCACCGCGCCGAAGGGCTGGATCTTCTGTCTCGGTATTCCCGTGATGGCCTTCTGGGGACTCGCCGGTCCGGCGACGCAATCGCTCATGACGCGCCGGGTCAGCAGTGTGGAACAGGGCCAGCTGCAGGGCGCCATCGCCAGCATCAACGGCGTGACCGGCCTGATCGGACCGACCCTCTTCACGCAGACCTTCGCCTACTTCATCCGATCTGACTCTGCCTCCAGCACGTCGCTCGAATTGCCAGGTGCACCGTTCATCCTCGCCTCGTTCATGCTGCTCGGCGCGGCTGTGATTATGTGGTGGACGACGAAAGCGAGCGGGCCATAG